The Drosophila virilis strain 15010-1051.87 unplaced genomic scaffold, Dvir_AGI_RSII-ME tig00001562, whole genome shotgun sequence genome includes a region encoding these proteins:
- the LOC138911547 gene encoding uncharacterized protein: MRAATALYVVEFVVSEIFDKFRVPEVIHSYNGCQFISSTFQNMMLAFNISSMRTVVYASQNKASERVNRTALSAIRAYLKQDHRDWDLYIPEIEVSIRNAIHTASGVTPFFAVFGYHMFLNGACYTLARRLASLSDHEISHLHQADKILLIRQRVQGWLHQAYERIQRQYNARARVFQAEPGQAVYRRNFVLSDFGRAFNAKFARKFLKARVVRRVGNNSYLLEDLKGTPLGVFHAKDILV, encoded by the coding sequence ATGCGGGCGGCTACGGCTCTTTACGTGGTGGAGTTTGTTGTCAGcgaaatttttgataaatttagAGTACCCGAGGTCATTCACTCTTACAACGGATGTCAGTTCATATCCAGTACGTTCCAAAACATGATGTTAGCCTTTAACATCTCGTCCATGCGCACCGTAGTCTACGCATCACAGAACAAGGCGAGCGAGCGAGTTAATCGTACCGCGTTGTCGGCCATCCGGGCGTATCTAAAGCAAGATCACCGCGACTGGGACCTCTACATTCCGGAAATAGAGGTGTCCATACGCAATGCCATACACACCGCGTCCGGGGTAACCCCTTTCTTTGCCGTTTTCGGATATCATATGTTCCTTAACGGGGCATGCTACACATTGGCTCGTAGGTTGGCGTCTCTGAGTGATCATGAGATCTCCCATTTGCACCAGGCAGACAAAATACTCCTTATTAGACAGCGAGTCCAAGGCTGGCTACATCAGGCTTACGAAAGAATTCAGCGGCAGTACAATGCTCGAGCCCGGGTGTTCCAGGCGGAACCCGGCCAAGCAGTTTACCGACGCAATTTTGTGCTGAGTGATTTTGGGAGAGCTTTTAACGCCAAGTTTGCAAGAAAGTTTCTTAAGGCTAGAGTAGTGCGTCGAGTAGGCAACAATTCGTACCTGCTGGAAGATTTGAAAGGGACGCCCTTAGGAGTGTTCCATGCGAAGGACATACTGGTGTAG
- the LOC138911548 gene encoding uncharacterized protein has product MRAATALYVVEFVVSEIFDKFRVPEVIHSYNGCQFISSTFQNMMLAFNISSMRTVVYASQNKASERVNRTALSAIRAYLKQDHRDWDLYIPEIEVSIRNAIHTASGVTPFFAVFGYHMFLNGACYTLARRLASLSDHEISHLHQADKILLIRQRVQGWLHQAYERIQRQYNARPRVFQAEPGQAVYRRNFVLSDFGRAFNAKFARKFLKARVVRRVGNSYLLEDLKGTPLGVFHAKDILV; this is encoded by the coding sequence ATGCGGGCGGCTACGGCTCTTTACGTGGTGGAGTTTGTTGTCAGcgaaatttttgataaatttagAGTACCCGAGGTCATTCACTCTTACAACGGATGTCAGTTCATATCCAGTACGTTCCAAAACATGATGTTAGCCTTTAACATCTCGTCCATGCGCACCGTAGTCTACGCATCACAGAACAAGGCGAGCGAGCGAGTTAATCGTACCGCGTTGTCGGCCATCCGGGCGTATCTAAAGCAAGATCACCGCGACTGGGACCTCTACATTCCGGAAATAGAGGTGTCCATACGCAATGCCATACACACCGCGTCCGGGGTAACCCCTTTCTTTGCCGTTTTCGGATATCATATGTTCCTTAACGGGGCATGCTACACATTGGCTCGTAGGTTGGCGTCTCTGAGTGATCATGAGATCTCCCATTTGCACCAGGCAGACAAAATACTCCTTATTAGACAGCGAGTCCAAGGCTGGCTACATCAGGCTTACGAAAGAATTCAGCGGCAGTACAATGCTCGACCCCGGGTGTTCCAGGCGGAACCCGGCCAAGCAGTTTACCGACGCAATTTTGTGCTGAGTGATTTTGGGAGAGCTTTTAACGCCAAGTTTGCAAGAAAGTTTCTTAAGGCTAGAGTAGTGCGTCGAGTAGGCAATTCGTACCTGCTGGAAGATTTGAAAGGGACGCCCTTAGGAGTGTTCCATGCGAAGGACATACTGGTGTAG